The following are encoded in a window of Clarias gariepinus isolate MV-2021 ecotype Netherlands chromosome 8, CGAR_prim_01v2, whole genome shotgun sequence genomic DNA:
- the rel gene encoding proto-oncogene c-Rel isoform X1 — MDAHFPVLNMGEPCVQIFEQPKQRGMRFRYKCEGRSAGSIPGERSSDNNRTYPSIQILNTCGRGKVRVSLVTKNEPYRPHPHDLVGKDCKDGYYEAEFGPERRVIAFQNLGIQCVRRREVRDAILQRVTRGLNPFTVPREQLLQTEEYDLNVVRLCFQVFLQDSTGCYSIALTPIISNPIYDNRAPNTAELRICRVNKNNGSVKGGDEIFLLCDKVQKDDIEVRFFTQTWEARGSFSQADVHRQVAIVFRTPAYCDTSITSPVTVQMQLRRPTDQEVSEPMEFRYLPDDKDPYGCREKKRKIETLMKSFPSFMPGRISPAVKKAPSQTHMMHQRIKTELNPYGKPAPHHGIMRPNQQIMYNNTYQPQPMMPAPSVSPAQVSFNHGQWPSPSSNHGTNNQVGMSQVNPLNPVNPVSSISTPGDGPNSLPLLSSIDLEILELQGASATQTHQEQLEHSQQPLHRKETVPTSESIWNNFAPSQASGTQNGPANTGVMDMNYPYSNSQDRNELLHSLVGPQTAHNLKQEPQGQSTLAMLDLNNSTIFDSTPSYTMLNYQPNNSSNQETIINPSSSRPSGSGQRNTQNPSYPHTGMAPESYWSYGQYGGE, encoded by the exons ATGGATG CTCATTTCCCTGTACTGAACA TGGGAGAGCCCTGTGTTCAGATCTTTGAACAACCCAAACAAAGAGGCATGCGCTTCAGGTATAAGTGTGAAGGCCGATCAGCAGGGAGCATACCCGGAGAAAGAAGTTCCGACAATAATAGGACTTATCCAAGCATCCAG ATTCTGAACACCTGTGGAAGAGGGAAAGTGCGTGTATCACTGGTGACCAAAAATGAGCCATACAGGCCACACCCACATGACCTGGTGGGAAAAGACTGCAAGGATGGATATTACGAGGCAGAATTTGGCCCTGAACGCAGAGTTATTGC gTTCCAGAACCTAGGCATCCAGTGTGTAAGGAGAAGAGAAGTCAGGGATGCCATTTTGCAGAGAGTGACCCGAGGTCTCAACCCATTCACTG TTCCTCGGGAGCAACTCTTGCAGACGGAAGAATACGACTTGAACGTGGTGCGTCTATGTTTCCAGGTCTTTTTACAAGATTCAACTGGATGCTACAGCATTGCGCTGACACCGATCATCTCCAATCCTATCTATGACAACC GTGCCCCAAACACCGCCGAGCTACGCATCTGCCGCGTCAACAAAAACAATGGCAGTGTAAAGGGTGGCGATGAGATCTTCCTGCTCTGTGACAAAGTCCAAAAAG ATGATATAGAAGTGCGCTTCTTCACCCAGACGTGGGAGGCTAGAGGGTCCTTCTCCCAGGCAGATGTGCACAGGCAGGTGGCTATCGTTTTCCGTACGCCTGCCTACTGCGACACCTCCATCACATCTCCGGTCACTGTTCAGATGCAGCTGCGGCGCCCCACTGACCAGGAAGTGAGCGAACCAATGGAGTTTAGATACTTGCCTGATGACAAAG ATCCATATGGGTGTCGAGAAAAGAAGCGAAAAATTGAGACTTTAATGAAGTCCTTCCCCAGTTTCATGCCTGGAAGGATTAGCCCTGCGGTCAAAAAAGCACCATCTCAAACACATATGATGCACCAAAGAATTAAAACCG AACTGAATCCCTATGGAAAGCCTGCTCCTCATCATGGTATAATGAGGCCAAATCAACAAATCATGTACAACAACACCTACCAGCCTCAACCAATGATGCCAGCCCCTTCAGTATCTCCAGCTCAAGTATCATTTAATCATGGTCAGTGGCCTAGTCCCAGCAGCAACCATGGAACCAATAATCAAGTGGGTATGTCACAGGTTAACCCACTTAACCCAGTTAACCCAGTTTCCTCCATAAGCACCCCTGGGGATGGCCCGAACAGCCTCCCCTTACTGAGTTCAATTGATCTGGAGATTCTTGAACTTCAAGGTGCTTCTGCCACCCAGACTCATCAGGAGCAGCTGGAGCATTCACAACAGCCTCTGCACAGGAAAGAAACCGTGCCCACTAGTGAAAGCATCTGGAATAACTTTGCTCCCTCACAAGCATCTGGAACACAAAATGGGCCTGCAAACACAGGAGTGATGGATATGAATTACCCATATTCAAATAGTCAGGATAGAAATGAACTTCTCCATAGCCTAGTAGGTCCTCAGACAGCTCATAATTTAAAACAAGAGCCTCAAGGGCAAAGTACATTGGCAATGCTGGACCTTAACAATTCCACCATCTTTGACAGCACACCGTCTTACACCATGCTTAACTATCAACCGAACAACAGCAGCAATCAGGAGACCATAATAAATCCATCCAGCAGCAGACCCAGTGGATCAGGACAAAGGAACACACAGAACCCATCCTACCCCCACACTGGCATGGCCCCAGAATCCTACTGGTCCTATGGCCAATATGGTGGCgaataa
- the rel gene encoding proto-oncogene c-Rel isoform X2 has translation MDVGEPCVQIFEQPKQRGMRFRYKCEGRSAGSIPGERSSDNNRTYPSIQILNTCGRGKVRVSLVTKNEPYRPHPHDLVGKDCKDGYYEAEFGPERRVIAFQNLGIQCVRRREVRDAILQRVTRGLNPFTVPREQLLQTEEYDLNVVRLCFQVFLQDSTGCYSIALTPIISNPIYDNRAPNTAELRICRVNKNNGSVKGGDEIFLLCDKVQKDDIEVRFFTQTWEARGSFSQADVHRQVAIVFRTPAYCDTSITSPVTVQMQLRRPTDQEVSEPMEFRYLPDDKDPYGCREKKRKIETLMKSFPSFMPGRISPAVKKAPSQTHMMHQRIKTELNPYGKPAPHHGIMRPNQQIMYNNTYQPQPMMPAPSVSPAQVSFNHGQWPSPSSNHGTNNQVGMSQVNPLNPVNPVSSISTPGDGPNSLPLLSSIDLEILELQGASATQTHQEQLEHSQQPLHRKETVPTSESIWNNFAPSQASGTQNGPANTGVMDMNYPYSNSQDRNELLHSLVGPQTAHNLKQEPQGQSTLAMLDLNNSTIFDSTPSYTMLNYQPNNSSNQETIINPSSSRPSGSGQRNTQNPSYPHTGMAPESYWSYGQYGGE, from the exons ATGGATG TGGGAGAGCCCTGTGTTCAGATCTTTGAACAACCCAAACAAAGAGGCATGCGCTTCAGGTATAAGTGTGAAGGCCGATCAGCAGGGAGCATACCCGGAGAAAGAAGTTCCGACAATAATAGGACTTATCCAAGCATCCAG ATTCTGAACACCTGTGGAAGAGGGAAAGTGCGTGTATCACTGGTGACCAAAAATGAGCCATACAGGCCACACCCACATGACCTGGTGGGAAAAGACTGCAAGGATGGATATTACGAGGCAGAATTTGGCCCTGAACGCAGAGTTATTGC gTTCCAGAACCTAGGCATCCAGTGTGTAAGGAGAAGAGAAGTCAGGGATGCCATTTTGCAGAGAGTGACCCGAGGTCTCAACCCATTCACTG TTCCTCGGGAGCAACTCTTGCAGACGGAAGAATACGACTTGAACGTGGTGCGTCTATGTTTCCAGGTCTTTTTACAAGATTCAACTGGATGCTACAGCATTGCGCTGACACCGATCATCTCCAATCCTATCTATGACAACC GTGCCCCAAACACCGCCGAGCTACGCATCTGCCGCGTCAACAAAAACAATGGCAGTGTAAAGGGTGGCGATGAGATCTTCCTGCTCTGTGACAAAGTCCAAAAAG ATGATATAGAAGTGCGCTTCTTCACCCAGACGTGGGAGGCTAGAGGGTCCTTCTCCCAGGCAGATGTGCACAGGCAGGTGGCTATCGTTTTCCGTACGCCTGCCTACTGCGACACCTCCATCACATCTCCGGTCACTGTTCAGATGCAGCTGCGGCGCCCCACTGACCAGGAAGTGAGCGAACCAATGGAGTTTAGATACTTGCCTGATGACAAAG ATCCATATGGGTGTCGAGAAAAGAAGCGAAAAATTGAGACTTTAATGAAGTCCTTCCCCAGTTTCATGCCTGGAAGGATTAGCCCTGCGGTCAAAAAAGCACCATCTCAAACACATATGATGCACCAAAGAATTAAAACCG AACTGAATCCCTATGGAAAGCCTGCTCCTCATCATGGTATAATGAGGCCAAATCAACAAATCATGTACAACAACACCTACCAGCCTCAACCAATGATGCCAGCCCCTTCAGTATCTCCAGCTCAAGTATCATTTAATCATGGTCAGTGGCCTAGTCCCAGCAGCAACCATGGAACCAATAATCAAGTGGGTATGTCACAGGTTAACCCACTTAACCCAGTTAACCCAGTTTCCTCCATAAGCACCCCTGGGGATGGCCCGAACAGCCTCCCCTTACTGAGTTCAATTGATCTGGAGATTCTTGAACTTCAAGGTGCTTCTGCCACCCAGACTCATCAGGAGCAGCTGGAGCATTCACAACAGCCTCTGCACAGGAAAGAAACCGTGCCCACTAGTGAAAGCATCTGGAATAACTTTGCTCCCTCACAAGCATCTGGAACACAAAATGGGCCTGCAAACACAGGAGTGATGGATATGAATTACCCATATTCAAATAGTCAGGATAGAAATGAACTTCTCCATAGCCTAGTAGGTCCTCAGACAGCTCATAATTTAAAACAAGAGCCTCAAGGGCAAAGTACATTGGCAATGCTGGACCTTAACAATTCCACCATCTTTGACAGCACACCGTCTTACACCATGCTTAACTATCAACCGAACAACAGCAGCAATCAGGAGACCATAATAAATCCATCCAGCAGCAGACCCAGTGGATCAGGACAAAGGAACACACAGAACCCATCCTACCCCCACACTGGCATGGCCCCAGAATCCTACTGGTCCTATGGCCAATATGGTGGCgaataa